The stretch of DNA AGGAATCCATTATTGAAAAACAGCTTTTCCTCTCTGGTGGCAAATTTCCAACCATGTCATTGTTGACTGGCACAAATTTCCAAGTTTGCTCTACCCAAAGTTtagaagcatatatatatatatatatatatataggacatccttccaGGAATACGTGGTTTCATGTTTTGGTTCTATCTTCTCAAAATTGGTTCTAGAAGAGCCTAAAAGTTTGTTCAGTTCGGTGAACTTGTGATATCCTTGTTTCCACATACTTCACAGCTAGAGTCCAAATTATATATCTTAGTATTTGTTGATGTGCTTTACAATGAATCTGAATTCAACAACTTGTCATTGTATTATGTTGATGTGCTTTTAAATTTGCCATTGAGCTAAGCTATTCTCATGGATTGAATTGCATAGTTATTGTTATGCTACTACAGAGTAATTTTTTGCATTATTTTGAGGTTCATTATTTTGCTAGGATTGAAATCTGTCAGGCTGATAGGATATTCTGCAGTAAACTTCTTGTCTGGCTTTTCATTGTGTTATTGGCCACTGTGCTGCTTTATGTGGTTATTTCAGTTCTCTAATCTACATCTTAGTGAGATGTTTTATCCATAATATCTATCAGTCTACAATCTGTGAGTTGTCTCAGTAGCTTCCTCAAAATCAGctcttttttttgtgtttttcagGATGCTAATGGGAGTGACCTGTCCAAAACTGGTGATCTGCTAAATCAAAGGCCTGACACTAACTCCACAGGGCAGTTGGTTGTAGCAGGGAAGGGCACTGGTTCCAACtcaaaagaaataaatttgaactcTCGCTCTCAAATAGAGAATACCAGTACCCACTATAAACCAGAAGTCATCATTTCTCACCGGAAAGGTATGCAACATCAAATATTCGAGGTTTTTTGCCTTCACAAGTTTCCAGTTCCCATATTCAAAGATATAGGGGAGAACATAAGGACCAAGTTTAGACTTTGATGCATAAAAACCACAAAGAGATTTAGGATATCAGGATGTACCTGGGCTAGGCAGTTGGTGACCATTTTCTTAAGATACATATTTGAAACTGAGGGAAGGTGGTTGCAAGAAAATGGCAACCTACCAGGGTGGTGCTCTCATGTCTTGCCCTCTATTTGTCTCTCAGCAACAGACTTTCTTTGCTAGCAAGAGATTCTTAATCATGACAAACATCCAATATATTTCATATGGTATGGACTATGgagtaataattataataatttaccTGCTGGATCTGGAATTTTCTGTTTTCTGGTTATGTACATTTATCAGGAACAGTAATGTATTAGTATAAACTGGTTTAGGGAACCATTTTTGTTAATATTTTGACTGGTCCATGTAGATTAGTTGTGTTCTAGTTCATCAGGAAATTTCTCGATGCTGTTTACTCTCTGCTTAGTTCTTATTGTGAACTTTTTGTAGAGATCCAAATGCTATTGATGTTCCATATTGTTTTATTTTTTGCAGCTTTTCCTAAACCACAAGTAGTTCCATCAAGATCACTTCCAGACTTGACTGCAAAGGTAAGAGTTACCTTTCTGTAATAGCAAATCGTTATGTTTGTATGAACGAATGGCATATTCCTAAGAAATTGGAGCAAGATTTATGATATATATTGTGAGAGCTATTTCTGTAATATACTAATATCTTTTTTACACAGACATACTACAATCAATTAAATTCTATGCATGTTGCATTACTTAATTGGCACTTTGAGTGTTTCATGACTGACTGTTGCTATTATGGATTCATGTCACTAAAGTGAAGCCATGTATGTTGATTGtttattttgtttattatttCACAATGTAGAACTGACAATAAAATTTGCACGTTCTCCTCCAGCTTGGTAGCAGGGATGTCAAGAAGAGTAATGCTGAAGGTGGAAATGGTGATGGAATCAGAAAAGATTGTCAGTTTACATTTGGAAGCTATTGTGTTTGGTCCACAGAGCATAAAGAAGTAATGGACGATTCTACTGTGAAGAAACTCAAAGATCAGCTCTTTGTCGCCAGAGCTTATTATCCAAGCCTTGCAAAACTTAATGGACAACAGAAGTtatctcatgatatgaagcaAAACATACAGGAACATGAGCACATGCTTAGTGAAGCCATTGTTGATGCTGATCTTCCACCATTGTAAGCTTTAAGCTTGGTCAGACGTTAGGTTTACAGCCTTTCATTTTTTAAAGTTTGCATGTGCCATTTCAGATCTTTAACTGCTTTGCAAATGCATGAAAACATTCTTTTTTATGTTGAACTACAAAGGTCTAGAATAGATCTATATCCTCCGGTTTGCCATCTGAATTACTTTTATAATAATATCTCATGTTATAGGCATTGACCCTCTTCTTGTTTGTCTAGCAAAGCATACTGTGCTAGATCTCATGCTATACTGTCATTGGTGTGTCATGGCATTCATTGTCTTCATGTAATCTCTAATTGTTCTATCATTTGGGTCTTTTAAGCATTGATTGTATATCTAACCACAATATTTTGTCTAATGGCCATTGATATCAGTTACTTATATACACCAATCTGTTTTATCTTGCTAATGATTCCATATGATAGAAAATGAATAGAAATTTGTCTTGGTTTTCAGTGTGGAAAAGAAAATACAGAAAATGGAGCAGACTATTGCAAGAACTAAAGCATGCACTGTAGATTGCAAAAATGTTGACAAGAAACTTAGGCAGATCCTTGATCTTACTGAGGATGAAGCCAATTTTCATTTGAAGCAAAGTGCATTCCTCTACCAACTTGGCGTTCAGACCATGCCCAAAAGTCTTCATTGCTTGTCAATGAGATTGACAGTagagttttttaaatcactgtctgCAGATTCCAAGAACTCTCATCCTAATAAACTTGACAGCCCAAATCTTATGCATTTTGTAATTTTCTCCAAAAACATACTTGCAGCTGCAGTTACTATAAATTCAACAGTTGTGAACTCTCAGGTGAGTAAATTTTATCTTTATAACAGGGGCAATGTTATAGAAGTTGTTTTATCTGCTGGTCCTTGATGGCATTTCTTTTTGTGATTTAATAGGTCAGTCAAAATATGATCTTTCATGTTGTCACGGATGCACAAAATTACTTCGGTATGAAGCTTTGGTTTGTCAGAAATTCTTATAAAGAGGCAACTATTGTGGTCATCAATTTTGAAGAACTTAATTTGGAACACCTTCATAATGATGGCCTCACAAAGCTATCATTGCCTGTGGAATTCCGTGCTTACATTCATAAAACTGATCAACCAACTACACAAATGAGCACCAAGTACATAACAGTTTTTGGTCACTCCCACTATCTGCTTCCAGaaatattcaaaaatctaaaaagggTGGTGGTTTTAGATGACGATGTGGTTGTTCAGCATGATCTATCATCATTGTGGAACCTTCACTTGCAAGGAAAAGTGAATGGTGCTATTGAGTTCTGTAGGCTGAGATTTGGTCAGCTGAAAATGCTTTTGGGCAGAAACAGTTATGATGCTGACTCTTGTGCATGGATGTCAGGATTAAATATTATTGACTTGGAGAAGTGGAGAGAGCATAATGTCACCAGGACATACTTGCAACTCCTCGAAAGTGTAAGTGATATAACTTCTGAGATTTTAAGTCAACTGTGttgaattttatgatttttttaaacctAAATTTATGAATATGGAATCATGAAAGAAAAGTATACTTTTTCATAATTAAGTTATTGAGTATTTTTAAAGGTTTATCTGATTTATGCATTGCCAAATTATGGAAGCAGGCAAAAATGCTTTTTCATGCAATGCAAATCATTAACAATTATGTATTCCTAGAAATCACTGAACAATTGTGCATAAAATTTTATCACCtgattttttgaaaatattaattCTTAAGTGCATTTCCTAATTTTGTTTTTACTCTTTGGATATTTTCATTAAGTTATGCATCTAATTCTTATCtctgaatatatatttttaaagaacTGATTCTAATTCATTATGTTGCTTAACCATTATATGCAATTTCCCACCTGTTAGAAAATAGTTTTCACTGGATGATTCCAACCACATGCCTGATGTTAACACTGAAACGAATATATTAGTGTGCATGTCATTCTTAAATAAGTTCCTTTGGTTCTTGCTAGGATTATATATATACTTAATGAGCTTTTTTGCGAGTCTAACATACATTTGAATGTGCTCATGACAGTTCGGAACAAAGAATGAAGTATCTCTTAGAGCTGCAGCTTTTCCAGCAGGCTTACTCGCACTTAAGAATCTTATATACCCCCTCAGTGAAAGGTGGTCTTTGCTAGGGCTTGGCCACAACTACAGTGTCAATGTAGAGGATATGAAGACTGCTACATCATTGCATTACAATGGCCAAATGAAACCTTGGCTTGATCTCGGTATACCAGAATACAAAAAATACTGGAAGATATATCTTACACAGGATGAAAAGTTTATGGATGAATGCAATGTAAATCCATAGCTGATACTGTATCTTTGCGTAAAGTTTCGGCATGTCCCCAACAGTGCAGGTAGACCGGTGGCGGATGACAAATTAATCTTTCGTTTGTTCTCTGATACTAGAATATATTCCTGTATGTTGGTTGTCAGAATCTAAGGGTAGCCGCATCAGGTAAAATGAGGACAAAAAGCATTCTTAGAAAATTAAGAGGTTTGGAAGAGAGCTTTGTAAAGCCATTACTAGAGAAAGCAGCTGAGGGTCCTGAGACTAGACACTGTCATGGTGATAAGTCAACGGAAAAAAATCCTGGTATAACCAGAGATGTGATTACAGAGACCGCGGAATGTAATGTCGCGGTTCTGGTAATTGTGTTCTGACTATGAATGTTGATTTTGCCATTCATATTCTGATTTATATCGTGATTATTTTTCTGGTACCATCAATCTGATTGGTGCCGATTGCATTTAGagtagatttaatttttttttccctccCTTTTCGGTGGTCTGCCATTGTTTAGTTATCTTCCTGAAAATTGTATGCATGATATAGATTAGAACTTTAATGCGTGGCATATTTATTGAGAAGACTATCTGAATGCAAACTATCAGCAGAAGATCTTGTTTACCATAGTAAAATTGTTTATCCCACTTCTATTTAATCTCACCTGCCCATCAAAATTACTATTTGTTTATTAAAGCTTGGAACGCCTTATTTGTTGATTATAAATATACAAATTGAAAGAAAGCTGTGACTTTTATACTCCTCTTTAGAATTGTTTGTGTTGCATAAGTTGTTTTCGTGTACACTAATCTTATTCTGCTACATTCAGTGTAACCATATGTTCATGACTGTAAAGCAGGAAGCCGAATGTAGATCAAGTACTGAGGCTGTGATTGCGTAAAAGATGGGAATTAGTTGTCTATCATCAACCACGGCATGATGAAGAAGAAAACATTAACAGCAACGGAGGTAAATCTTGAGGCCTTTCGTATATATAAATCATAACATTTTACTTGCGATGAGGAGAACCCAGCAAATTTAGAGCCGAATACATCACAAGACTAAAAGGCCCTGCGAAAAAGCCACTTATTAGTCTCACCTGCCTTTCTCCTTCATCAGGTATCCTCTCGCTCGCTCTCCACAGAGGGCGGCGCCTGTTCCCGTCCCTGCAATTAGACATAGGGTGGCGGCTTCGGGAGGCTGGCAACCACACCGCAGAGCAACGTGTTGTCCGGGATGTTGTACTCATCCCTCAGGGACCTCGCCGGCGACACCACGCTGATGTAGAGCTGCTGTCCCAGGTAGTGCCTCTCCCACAGCTCCGACCGCAGGCTCCACATCCCCGCGTTGTCGAACGTCAGCATGATCGCCGACCATGACCTCGGATACACCTGTATCGTGTGCCGGCTCACTGCGTCGAGAAGGTTGTACGTCCTCCGGCTTGCCGGCGTCCACTTCCCATGCCCCATCCTGCATCCACAACGTCAAACACCGACCTCGTCAACCATGGACCGGAACTCCTCTGCCGAACTCAGGCGTGCAGTGATATTAGATTACCCGACGGCGAAGAAGGAGTAGCCGTCCAAATGGTACGACTGAATGCTCCTCTCAGGGTTCTCGAGGATGATCTCGATGTAGTCCCTGAAGGTGGCGTTGAGGACGTTAGGCGTGACCGTGATGCTGGCACTGCTTTCCGGTGGTTCGTCGCCGATGGTGTCGTACTTGAACACCTTGTCGGCGACGCCGTAGTACTCGGCGAGCTTGAGTGGGGTGGGGGACTCCACATGCGACGCGCCGTTGAGCGCGAAGCGGCGCTTCCCGTTGACGAGCCCGACGGAGCTGGCGAGGTTTATGGTTCGGGTGATGTTGATACTCCCGTAGTGGTAGGAGCCCTGGGGGTTGGGCCGGGCGGCGCTGGCGGTGAGATTCCACCGGAAGGACCGCCACTGGTTGAAGGACCATGCCCAGCCGACTGGCCCCTCCGGCAGCTCGGGTGACGGAGGGACGCTGGAGCCGGCATAACGGATGATGCCGGTCGCGGTCCGCATGTACTTGGTGAAGCGGGTGGAGGCGACCATGTAGTAGTCCTTGGGC from Musa acuminata AAA Group cultivar baxijiao chromosome BXJ2-11, Cavendish_Baxijiao_AAA, whole genome shotgun sequence encodes:
- the LOC135626943 gene encoding probable galacturonosyltransferase 7 isoform X2, encoding MKSFVAISTTPPAKRRWRAPAAVVLVLVFFSLLVPLDFLLGLHDRFPSGYLTDDRRPPETSSWNFGRLGGVGSSSEDANGSDLSKTGDLLNQRPDTNSTGQLVVAGKGTGSNSKEINLNSRSQIENTSTHYKPEVIISHRKAFPKPQVVPSRSLPDLTAKLGSRDVKKSNAEGGNGDGIRKDCQFTFGSYCVWSTEHKEVMDDSTVKKLKDQLFVARAYYPSLAKLNGQQKLSHDMKQNIQEHEHMLSEAIVDADLPPFVEKKIQKMEQTIARTKACTVDCKNVDKKLRQILDLTEDEANFHLKQSAFLYQLGVQTMPKSLHCLSMRLTVEFFKSLSADSKNSHPNKLDSPNLMHFVIFSKNILAAAVTINSTVVNSQVSQNMIFHVVTDAQNYFGMKLWFVRNSYKEATIVVINFEELNLEHLHNDGLTKLSLPVEFRAYIHKTDQPTTQMSTKYITVFGHSHYLLPEIFKNLKRVVVLDDDVVVQHDLSSLWNLHLQGKVNGAIEFCRLRFGQLKMLLGRNSYDADSCAWMSGLNIIDLEKWREHNVTRTYLQLLESFGTKNEVSLRAAAFPAGLLALKNLIYPLSERWSLLGLGHNYSVNVEDMKTATSLHYNGQMKPWLDLGIPEYKKYWKIYLTQDEKFMDECNVNP
- the LOC135626943 gene encoding probable galacturonosyltransferase 7 isoform X1 is translated as MKSFVAISTTPPAKRRWRAPAAVVLVLVFFSLLVPLDFLLGLHDRFPSGYLTDDRRPPETSSWNFGRLGGVGSSSEGDVSSIERLVKRFEPTFSKDANGSDLSKTGDLLNQRPDTNSTGQLVVAGKGTGSNSKEINLNSRSQIENTSTHYKPEVIISHRKAFPKPQVVPSRSLPDLTAKLGSRDVKKSNAEGGNGDGIRKDCQFTFGSYCVWSTEHKEVMDDSTVKKLKDQLFVARAYYPSLAKLNGQQKLSHDMKQNIQEHEHMLSEAIVDADLPPFVEKKIQKMEQTIARTKACTVDCKNVDKKLRQILDLTEDEANFHLKQSAFLYQLGVQTMPKSLHCLSMRLTVEFFKSLSADSKNSHPNKLDSPNLMHFVIFSKNILAAAVTINSTVVNSQVSQNMIFHVVTDAQNYFGMKLWFVRNSYKEATIVVINFEELNLEHLHNDGLTKLSLPVEFRAYIHKTDQPTTQMSTKYITVFGHSHYLLPEIFKNLKRVVVLDDDVVVQHDLSSLWNLHLQGKVNGAIEFCRLRFGQLKMLLGRNSYDADSCAWMSGLNIIDLEKWREHNVTRTYLQLLESFGTKNEVSLRAAAFPAGLLALKNLIYPLSERWSLLGLGHNYSVNVEDMKTATSLHYNGQMKPWLDLGIPEYKKYWKIYLTQDEKFMDECNVNP
- the LOC135626943 gene encoding probable galacturonosyltransferase 7 isoform X3 is translated as MKSFVAISTTPPAKRRWRAPAAVVLVLVFFSLLVPLDFLLGLHDRFPSGYLTDDRRPPDANGSDLSKTGDLLNQRPDTNSTGQLVVAGKGTGSNSKEINLNSRSQIENTSTHYKPEVIISHRKAFPKPQVVPSRSLPDLTAKLGSRDVKKSNAEGGNGDGIRKDCQFTFGSYCVWSTEHKEVMDDSTVKKLKDQLFVARAYYPSLAKLNGQQKLSHDMKQNIQEHEHMLSEAIVDADLPPFVEKKIQKMEQTIARTKACTVDCKNVDKKLRQILDLTEDEANFHLKQSAFLYQLGVQTMPKSLHCLSMRLTVEFFKSLSADSKNSHPNKLDSPNLMHFVIFSKNILAAAVTINSTVVNSQVSQNMIFHVVTDAQNYFGMKLWFVRNSYKEATIVVINFEELNLEHLHNDGLTKLSLPVEFRAYIHKTDQPTTQMSTKYITVFGHSHYLLPEIFKNLKRVVVLDDDVVVQHDLSSLWNLHLQGKVNGAIEFCRLRFGQLKMLLGRNSYDADSCAWMSGLNIIDLEKWREHNVTRTYLQLLESFGTKNEVSLRAAAFPAGLLALKNLIYPLSERWSLLGLGHNYSVNVEDMKTATSLHYNGQMKPWLDLGIPEYKKYWKIYLTQDEKFMDECNVNP
- the LOC135626944 gene encoding L-ascorbate oxidase homolog, coding for MSSVVLFALLSLLCLSAVKAEDPYLFFTWNVTYGTASPLGVPQQVILINGQFPGPNINSTTNNNIVINVFNHLDEPFLFTWNGIQHRKNSWQDGMPGTNCPIAAGTNYTYHFQVKDQIGSYFYFPSVGMHRAAGGFGGLRVNSRLLIPVPFDDPADDYTVLIGDWYTKSHKALAQLLDAGRTIGNPAGVIINGSPGKDAAGEDDAPLFTMEAGKTYRYRICNVGLKVSLNFRIQSHLMKLVEMDGSHTVQNDYKSLDIHVGQCFSVLVTANQEPKDYYMVASTRFTKYMRTATGIIRYAGSSVPPSPELPEGPVGWAWSFNQWRSFRWNLTASAARPNPQGSYHYGSINITRTINLASSVGLVNGKRRFALNGASHVESPTPLKLAEYYGVADKVFKYDTIGDEPPESSASITVTPNVLNATFRDYIEIILENPERSIQSYHLDGYSFFAVGMGHGKWTPASRRTYNLLDAVSRHTIQVYPRSWSAIMLTFDNAGMWSLRSELWERHYLGQQLYISVVSPARSLRDEYNIPDNTLLCGVVASLPKPPPYV